A single genomic interval of Calypte anna isolate BGI_N300 chromosome 3, bCalAnn1_v1.p, whole genome shotgun sequence harbors:
- the TPBG gene encoding trophoblast glycoprotein, protein MPGRGALCLGLLLHVLLGCDSAQQPGSCPAPCVCSEAEKTVKCVNGNLSAVPPDLPSYVRSLFITGNHLVRLPAGAFSAQRLPDLRALNLSGNHLRAVEADALAALPALRQLDLSGNPLVTLSPQAFGEGGSPLEELALRGALRDHGVLLSLAAMLQSGALLNLSRLELADNGLVLLPAGMFTALPVLRQLDLSNNSLVGLRNISFQGLGQLQSLDLSNNSLGVLRNSTLAQFRGLPALRHINLGRNTWVCDCAIEDLVAWLKESDQVQGKDGLTCSYPDKMLGKALLKINSSDLNCSVPTDLPSQLQTSYVFLGIVLALIGAIFLLVLYLNRKGIKKWMHNIRDACRDHMEGYHYRYEINADPRLTNLGSNSDV, encoded by the coding sequence CTGCCCGGCCCCTTGCGTGTGCTCCGAGGCAGAAAAGACGGTGAAGTGCGTGAACGGGAACCTGTCGGCGGTGCCGCCCGACCTGCCGTCCTACGTGCGCAGCCTCTTCATCACCGGCAACCACCTGGTCCGGCTGCCGGCCGGCGCCTTCTCCGCCCAGCGCCTTCCCGACCTCCGCGCCCTCAACCTCAGCGGTAACCACCTGCGGGCCGTGGAGGCCGACGCCCTGGCGGCCCTGCCCGCCCTGCGGCAGCTGGACCTCAGCGGCAATCCCCTCGTCACCCTCAGCCCGCAGGCCTTCGGGGAGGGCGGCAGCCCGCTGGAGGAGCTGGCTCTCCGCGGAGCCCTGCGCGACCACGGCGTcctcctcagcctggctgccaTGCTGCAGTCCGGGGCCCTACTCAACCTCAGCCGCCTGGAGCTGGCCGACAAcgggctggtgctgctgcccgCCGGCATGTTCACGGCCTTGCCCGTCCTGCGGCAGCTGGACCTCAGCAACAACTCCCTGGTGGGCTTGAGAAACATCTCCTTCCAGGGGCTGGGCCAGCTGCAAAGCCTCGACCTCAGCAACAActccctgggggtgctgagaaACAGCACCCTGGCCCAGTTCCGTGGCCTGCCTGCCCTCAGGCACATCAACTTGGGCCGAAACACCTGGGTCTGTGACTGTGCCATTGAGGACCTGGTGGCCTGGCTCAAGGAGAGCGACCAGGTGCAGGGCAAAGATGGCCTGACCTGCTCCTACCCTGACAAGATGCTAGGCAAAGCCTTGCTGAAGATCAACAGCTCAGACCTGAACTGCTCTGTGCCCACAGACCTGCCTTCCCAGCTACAGACTTCATATGTCTTTTTAGGGATAGTGTTGGCTCTCATCGGGGCCATTTTCCTCCTGGTTTTGTACTTGAATCGAAAAGGCATCAAAAAGTGGATGCACAACATCAGAGATGCCTGTAGGGATCACATGGAAGGCTACCACTACAGATATGAGATCAATGCAGACCCCAGGTTAACAAACCTAGGCTCCAACTCTGATGTCTGA